TTCGCCGCACCGGTCAGATCATCGTCACATCGGCGGCGACCGGGAGGTACTATCGGGGCGTCCGAAAAGGTATAATATATACATGTATTATCAGTTGCAGCAAGCGTGAGCGTCGGCCAACCCGCCACCCGGCGACTTGGCTATCTGGCGCTGGCCTATGGCTGCGTCGGGCTCGGAGTGGTCGGTGCATTCCTGCCGGTCATGCCGACAACACCGTTTCTGCTGGTGGCGCTGTGGGCCGGCGCCCGTTCGTCACCCCGCTTGCGCTACCGGCTCTATCGGCATCCGCGCTACGGGCCGCCCCTGCGCGCCTGGCACCGCCACGGCGCCGTGGCGAGAAGCGCGAAGCTGGCCGCCTGCGCGCTGATGATCGCCAGCTGGTCAGTGCTGTGGCTGGTCGGCACGCCCGGCTGGATCCTGGCCACGATGGGTGTGTTTTTCATTGCTGTCATGAGCTTTATTCTGACCCGACCCGCTTACCGGGCCGAACAACCCGAGACTGCTGGATGCAACCTGAATCGATAACCGTTGCGACCCCGACCCGCTTTGCGCTTTGGGCATGTCCGTTCCGACCGTTTTTCCTGGCCACCGGCGTGTATGCGGTCGTGGCACTGGGCGGCTGGCTGGCCGCCCTGTTCTGCGGCTGGCTGTTGCCGACCACGATCGCGCCGATGCAGTGGCACAGTCATGAAATGCTCTATGGCATGGTCGCGGCAGCCATCGCCGGTTTTCTGCTCACGGCCATGTCCAACTGGACCGGCACGGCGCCGCTTTCCGGACGCGCCTTGCAGGGACTGTTTGCGCTTTGGCTGATCGGACGCCTGGCGATGTGGACGGCGTCATGGCTGCCAGGCTGGGTGGTGGCCGTCGCCGATCTCGCATTCCTGCTGGGCGTAGCCGTCTACGCCGGGCGCGTCATCATCGCTGCCGGCAACTACCGAAACCTGCCGCTGGTTGCCGTCGTCTCGGTGCTTTGGCTGGCCAACCTGCTGTTTCATGCCGGCATTCTGAGCGGTGACCCCGAACTCGCACGTCGTGCCCAGATGGCCACGATATTCGTCATTGTCCTGCTGATCGTGATCATCGGCGGCCGAATCACGCCGGCATTCACGCGCAACTGGCTGCTGCGACGCCAGGCCGATCCTAAGCGCGTGCGCACTTATGCCCTGATCGAGGTCACCGCGATCTCGGCAACGGCCCTGCTGGTGTTGATGGTGCTTGCCGGCGCGCCAGAGGCTTTGCTTGCCGGCACGTCGCTGGTGGCCGGCGTGGCCAATGCGGCCCGCGTCATCGGCTGGTCGGGCTGGGTGGCGGCACGCGATCCGCTGGTCTGGATTCTGCACGTTGGCTACGCCTGGATTCCGATTGGCCTGTTGCTGATGGCCGCGGCCACCGGGTTCTCGCTGGTAGCGGATACGGTCTGGCTGCATGCGCTTGGACCGGGGGCGATGGGCGTGATGATCGTCGGTGTGATGACGCGCGTGGCCATTGGTCATACCGGGCGCGAACTGGCGCTTCCAAAGCCGGCCCTGGCGGCTTATCTACTCATTCTGCTGGCCGCACTCGTGCGCCTGGCCACAGGCCTCGGCGTCATGCCCTACCAGCCAGGCGTGCTGCTGACCGGCGCGGCATGGGCCGGTGCCTTCATGGTCTTTCTGGCCGTATACCTGCCGATCCTGCTGCGGCCGCGACCCGACGGTCGTCCGGGCTGACACCGGCATGCGGCTGACGCGACACGCCGACCTGGCAATGCGAGTGCTGATGTACCTGGCACTGACCGGCGACCGGCGGGCGACGATACAGAACATCGCCAGCGCCTTCGGCATCTCGCGCAATCATCTGATGAAAGTCGTTCATGAGCTGGCCTGCGCCGGCTACGTCGACTCAGCCCGCGGGGCCGGCGGCGGCATACGCCTGGCCTGCCCGCCAGCGGCCATACGGGTTGGTGAGGTGATTGCCGATCTCGAACCGGACTTCGGCCTGGTTGAGTGTTTTCGGGACGGCAACTGCTGCGTGATCACGCCGGCCTGCCGTCTGCCGGCGATGCTTCAGGAGGCGCTCGAGGCCTTCATGCAGGTGCTTGGCGGCTATACACTGGCCGACCTGGTCACGCCCGCCAACGAGCGTGATTTGGCCGACAGGCTGCACATCCGCCTGGTCGGCAGCGCCAGGGCGTCGCGGCAACCGCCGAACTGAAGCCAGCCGGGCCGGCCTGCGTTAGAATCGCGCGCCATGGAACTGATCGACATTGGCTGCAACCTCGGCCACGACAGCTTCGACGCCGATCGCGAGCAGGTCATCGAGCATGCGCGCGCGGCCGGCGTCGTCCAGATGGTGGTGACCGGCGCATCCGAAGCGGGCAGTCTGCGCGCAGTGGAGGTGGCAGAGGGCCACCCGGGTGTGCTGTTCGCCACGGCGGGTGTTCATCCGCACCACGCCGTTGATTACTGCGCCGAGACCGAAAGTGTGCTGGCTGAGCTGCACAGAAGCGAGACGGTGATCGCCGCCGGCGAATGCGGTCTGGATTACTTTCGCGATTTCTCTCCACGCCCGACCCAGCGCCGCGCCTTCGAGCGCCAGCTGGAGCTGGCCGTCGACTGCGGCAAACCGGTCTTTTTACACCAGCGCGATGCCCACGACGAATTTCTCGCCATTCTGCGCGAGTTCCGGCCCCGGCTGGCCGGCGCGGTGGTGCACTGTTTTACGGATACGCGCGAAGCGCTGGATGCCTACCTGGAGCTAGACTGTCACATCGGCATCACTGGCTGGATCTGCGACGAACGCCGCGGGCGGCACCTCAAGGAATTCGTCGGACGCATTCCGGCCGAACGGTTGATGGTCGAGACCGACGCGCCCTATCTCAAGCCGCGCAACCTCACGCCGAAGATCAAGACCCGGCGAAACGAACCGCAGTGGCTGCCATGGATTGCCGGCACCCTGGCCGCCTGCCGCGGCGTCTCGCCAGTGCAGCTGGCCGAAGAGACCACCCGCTGCGCGCGCCGCTTTTTCGGGATCTGAAGACGATCACGCCGCCAGGTTACCGATGAGGCCGTTGATCAGCGGGCTATCCGCCGGTGGGTGGTAGCCGCTGCCGCGTCAGCCGAAAAAACGGATCGAGAGCGGATACGGCCACAGCTCGCCTTCGGAAGCCTTGACCCCGCCGATGATCGGAAAGACGATCGAGACGATGGCCAGCGCGCCAAGCAGCAGCAGACCGAGACCGGCGGCCAGAATCAGCAGTACGCTGATGATTGCGTAGATGACCGCGCTGATCATCCAGTTGAACACCACGTGGCCGTGGGGTACGAGCCCCGGCAGCGACTCCTTCTTGATGACGTAGATGATAATCGGCACGATCAGGCCGGCCAGTGGCACGACCAGCCCGGAGAGCAGCGACAGATGCAGGATCATGGCCCAGTTGCGGGTCTCGCTGTCGGGGTTTTCATGGCCGGGGCCGGGCTGCTGCGGATCGGTCGTCATCTAGCGGCCCTGCGATTCGGTCGCCACGGAAATACTGTCGATGCCGACAACGTTGGCGGCATCCAGTACCCGCACCAGCGCGTTGGTTTCCGAGTCGGGGTGGGCAGCCACGATCAGCGGCGAGCGCGGGTTCTGAGCCCGCTCGCGCTCCAGGTTGGCGCGCACGGCATCGGCCTCCACCCGCCGCTTGTTGATCGTGATCAAGCTGGTGTGATCGATGCGCACCACAATCGGCAGGCTGTCGTCTTCCTCGACGATCTGCTCCTCGCTCTGGGTCGGGCGGGAGATATCCAGACCCTTTTCGCGCACGAACGAGGTGGTCACGATGAAGAAAATGAGCATGATGAAAACGATGTCGAGCATCGGCGTGATGTTGATCTCGGCCTCGTCTTCAGGGCGATGACGTTTGCGCATGGTGTCCTTGTTCCCGGTCCAATGGTGGCAAGAAGGGAAGAATACCGCAGGCGGCGGCTTCGCGCCAACTCCCGACTACGACTTTTTGCCCCGCCCGGCCGGTCGTTTCCACCCCGGCACGGTACGCTGACGACCGCGCGCCAGCGTCAGCTGGCCGGCCGGTGCCTGTCCTGATATCACGCTGCCGGCGCCGATCGTGGCCTCGCTGCCAATCGTGACCGGGGCGACCAGCGCCGAATTCGACCCAATGAACGCACCGCGGCCGATGACGGTGCGATGCTTGTTGACACCGTCATAGTTGCAGGTGATTGTGCCGGCACCCAGGTTGGCACCGGCGCCAATCTCGGCGTCGCCGACGTAGGCCAGATGGCTGGCCTTGGCGCCGCTGCCGAACTGCGCCTTCTTGGTTTCCACGAAATTGCCGATTCTCACGCCTTCAGCCAGTTCGGTGCCCGGCCGCAGTCGCGCAAACGGGCCAATGTCGCACGGACCGGTTGTCCGGACCCCTTCGAGCACGCTGTAGGGCTCGATCCGGGTGCCGGCCGCGAGATGGCAATCGGTGAGCACGCAGCCGGCACCCACCCGGACGCCGTCACCGAGCTGCACGTCGCCGCACAGGATCACGTTGACATCGACGGTGACGTCGCGACCGGCCTCGACCCGGCCGCGGACATGAACCGTGTCGGGATCAAGCAGGGTTGCGCCGGCGGCCAGCAACGCTGCCCGGGCGCGCTGCTGATAGATGCGTTCAAGGTCGGCCAGCTGGGCCCGGTCGTTGGCCCCCTTCAGCTCGGCCGCGTCGCCGGCGACAACCGCATCAATCGTGCGACCCTCCGCAGCGGCCACACCGATGCAGTCGGTCAGGTAGTACTCGCCCTGGGCATTGTCGTCGTCGATCTGCTGCAGCCACGCCGACCAGTCCCCGGCCGAGGCCAGCATGACGCCACTATTGACCTCGCGGATGGCGCGCTCGGCCTCGCTGGCGTCGCGTTCCTCGCGCACGCCCGAGACATGCCCCTCGCTGCGCAGGATGCGGCCGTAGCCGGTCGGATCGTCGGCAACGAAGGTCAGCAGGGCCAGATCCGCATCCCGGGACAGCAACTTGCCCAGGGTCTCGGGGCGAATCAACGGCATGTCGCCTGGCAGTACCAGCACGCGCGAGGATGTCCCGAGCTGCGGCAGCGCCTGCATCAGCGCATGGCCGGTACCGCGCCGGGCCTTCTGCTCGACCCATCCGAATGGCCGTCCGGCACAGTGACGGCGAATTTGGTCGGCGCCGGCGCCGATCACCACGTGCAAGCGACCCGGATCGAGCGCGGCGGCGGCATCCAGCAGATGTTCCAGCATGGCGCGTCCGCCGACCGGCTGCAGGACCTTGGGCTGACCAGAATGCATGCGCTTGCCTTCGCCGGCAGCGAGAATCACGATTTCAAGCATGAGGTTGTCCACCCCCGGGCGACGGTCCACAAACCCGGAGTATAAGGGCTGGAATCCTAGCCGGGTGCCTGATTGCACAGACACAATCGGCAGCGCCAGACATAAAAAGGCCCCGGGCGAGGGAGGACCCGGGGCCTGTAGTCGGATCCGGTTTGGGGACTGTCACCGAATCCTATGGTCCGCCTAGGGAGGGAAGCGGACCAAACCATGCGCATGGCGATTACTGAGACCGGCAGGCAAATCGAAAAGTTCCAAAAAAATCGGCAAATTTCTTTAAATTTTTTTTGTATTGATTTCAATGGCTTAACCTGGCTATTGCATCAATTCCCGGACGCAGGAGCCCGGAGAGTCGTGTTTCCGGGGCGTGGCTCGGAGATTTTTTACCCGGGGCATGGTTCACACTATGTGAGGACTGAAAAATCAACCGCGCGGCCCGGAAAAGCTTCTATACCGGTCAGCGTAGCGGTCTGGCGCCGGAAACCGATGCAATGGCCGGGTTAATGTGCACTTTCCCAATCAGGTCCGGATGCCGCGTCGACAACCAGCGGCACCGCAAGCTCGGCGGCGGCCTGCATGCGTGCAATCACCTCCTCGCGCACCCTGTCAATCACCGATGCATCGACCTCCAGCACCAGTTCATCGTGTACCTGCATCACCAGGCTCGCCGGCACATCCTCGGCCAGCAGCCAGGCATCGACGTCGATCATGGCGCGTTTGATGATGTCGGCCGCGGTGCCCTGCATCGGCGCGTTGATGGCGGCCCGCTCGGCCGCCTGGCGACGCTGGCCATTACGCGAGCGGATCTCGTCGGTCCACAAACGCCGGCCGAACAGGGTTTCGACGTAGCCCTGGTCGCGCGCCTGCCGGCGCACCGCGTCCATGAACCGGCGCACGCCCGGGTAGCGCTCGAAGTAGCGTTCGATGTACTGCCCGGCCTGTTCGCGCGACAGCTCGAGCTGGCGTGACAGACCCCAGGCACTCATGCCATACATCAGGCCGAAGTTGATCGCCTTGGCGGCACGCCGCTGCTGGTCGGTCACCTCATCGAGGCCGGCCCCGAAAACTTCGGCAGCGGTCGCGCGGTGAATATCCTCGCCGGCGGCAAAAGCCTCCAGCAAGCGCTCGTCGGCCGACAGATGAGCCATGATGCGCAGCTCGATCTGTGAATAGTCTGCGGCCAGCAACAATCGGCCCTCGGGGGCCACAAAGGCCTTGCGGATACGACGGCCCAGCGGCGTGCGTACCGGGATGTTCTGCAGATTCGGGTCGCTCGATGACAGCCGCCCGGTGGCCGCCACGGCCTGGTGATAGTGCGTGTGGATCCGCCCGGTGCGCGGATGAACGCGCTCGGGCAGGCGGTCGGTGTAGGTATTCTTGAGCTTGGCCAGGCTGCGGTGTTCGAGAATCAGGCGCGGCAGCTCGTAGTCACGCGCCAGCTCCTGCAGGACGTCCTCGGCGGTTGACGGCTGACCCGTCGGCGTCTTGCGCTGCACCGGCAGCCCCAGCTGATCAAACAGCACTTCTTGCAGCTGCTTGGGCGAGCCCAGGTTGAACGGCTGCCCGGCCATCTCGTGGGCCTGTTCAACCAGTTCACCGAGACGCCGCTCGATTTCACGGCTCTGCACAGCGAGCTGCTCGACGTCGAGCGCGACGCCGACACGCTCCATACGAGCCAGCACGCCAATCAGCGGAATTTCCAGTTCGCGATAGATGCGGCATGGTCCATCGAGTTTCTGAAGCCGCGGCCAGAGGTGGTGATGCAGCGCCAGCGTCACCTCGGCGTCCTCGCCGGCATAATCAGCTGCGACCGCCACCGGCACCTGGTCGAATGTGACCTGTTTGCTGCCCTTGCCAGCGACCGTCTCATAGGCGGTCGTGCGGCGGCCAAGGTATCGCGATGCCAGCGAGTCCATGTCGTGGCGCGTGGCGGTCGAGTGAAAGGAGTAGGACTCCAGCATGGTGTCATGACCCATGCCGGCCAGCCGGATGCCGGCGCGCTCGAGCACGTTGAGATCGTACTTGAGATGCTGGCCGACCTTGGGCCTGTCGGCGTCCTCGATGATGCCGCGCAGCGCCTCGACGGCCTCCCCGGCGCTGAACTCGTTGTCCTGGTCGACATGGGCCAGCGGCACATACCAGGCCTTGCCGGTTTCAACGGCGAAGGACAAGCCAACCAGGTCGGCATCAAGCGGTTCGAGACTGGTGGTCTCGGTATCCAGGGCGATCAGCTCGGCCGACTGCAGCGCCTCGAGCAAACCATCCAGCCGCTTGCGGGTGGTGACCGTCTCGACTTCGAGCCCGTTGCCGGCCAGGGCATGGTCTTCGTCCTCGCCGTCGCTAAAGCGCTTCAGCCAGGTGGAGAAGCCGAAGCACCTGAGCAGCTCGACCACGCGCTCCCGGTCGGGGCTGGTGGGCTCGAGCGCGTCCAGTCCCCCCTCCAGCTTCACCGCATCGTCCAGCGCGACCAGCTGCCGCGACAAAGCGAGCTGGTCCAGACCGGCCCGCAGATTGTCGCCGATCTTGCCGCCGATCTCGTCGGCGTGCCCGATGATTCCATCCAGGTCGCCATAGGCATCGAGCCATTTCGCTGCGGTCTTCGGCCCGACCTTCTCGATACCGGGTATGTTGTCCGAGCTGTCGCCAGTCAGAGCCAGCAGATCAGCCATCCGCTCGGGCCCGACACCGAATTTTTCGCGCACCGCGACCGGGTCATAGCGCTTGTCCTGCATGGTGTCCTCGAGCACCACGCCATCATCGACCAGCTGCGCAAGATCCTTGTCCCCGGACGAAACCAGCACCGCAAGATCGGCTTCACGCGCCCGGCGGGTCAGCGTGGCGATTACATCATCTGCCTCCACGCCGTCAATCACCAGCCGGGGCAGACCCAGGGCATCGATCAGTTGGTAGAGGGGTTCGATCTGACGCTTGAGCTCGTCGGGCATGGGCGGACGTGTTGCCTTGTACTCGGCGTAGGTCTCGTGCCGGAAGGTCTTGCCCGGAGCATCGAAGATCACCGCAACACGGCGTGGCTGGTAGCGCTCCACCAGACGCCTGACCATATTGGCTACACCGAAAATGGCACCGGTGGGCTGTCCATCACCGCTGGTCAGGTTCGGCAGCGCATGAAAGGCACGGTAGAGATAGGACGAGCCGTCGATCAGGCACAGGTCGAAGTCTTGGGGCATCGGTCGTCACGGGTTGGCATCGTCACACGATGATACTATCTGCACGGGTCCGCGGAATCCCGACGTTGATCTGCGGTCTGATGGAATGAGGACAGGGCGAGCTCGACAGAGCAACACGCGCCCGGCATGCAGCGTCCGCCACAGCGAGGAGTCCGATATGATGCGTACCAGAGTTCCCGTCACCTTGCTGGCCGGGCTGGTGACGCTACCCGGCGTCGTTCTGGCGCAGCAGCAGGATCCGCCGCCGGCCGATGCGCCACCGCCCCCGCCGATTCGCGAACCGCTGCCACCCAAGGTGCAGGACTCCGATGATCAGATCGAGCCGCAGGTGGTCATTCGCCGCGAGGACGATCGTATCGTCGAGGAATACAGCTCCGGCGGTGTCGTCTACATGATCCGGATCGTGCCCGATGTCGGGCCGCCCTACTATTTGATCGATACCACCGGTGACGGCAACTTCGACAGCCGCCATGAGCATATGCAGCCGGTCCGGCCAGCGCACTGGAAGATCGCCGAGTGGTGAATTCCCGACAGCCCCGTCCGGTCAATCGGCCATGCGGCGCTCAGGCGCGCGGGAATCGGTCAGCCGGTCGGACAGGGCGGAGAACCCGGCCAGGGATACCGTTTCTGCCCTGGCTTTCGGATCGACACCGGCTGAGGCGATCTCCTCTTCGCTGAACAGGTCTTTCAGGGCGTTGCGCAGGGTCTTGCGGCGCTGACCGAAGGCGGCACGCACCACCGCATGCAAACGGGGCAGCCTGTCCAGCCCGGCTGAGTCCAGCGGTTTGGGCGTCATCCGGACCACGGCCGAAACCACCTTTGGCGGCGGCCGGAACGCGCCGGGCGGCACGTCGAACAATCGCGCCATGTCGCAATGGAAAGCCGCCATGACCGTCAGGCGGCCATACTGCTTCGAGCCCGGATCAGCCACCAGACGATCGATCACTTCCTTTTGCAGCATGAAATGCATATCGACGACGCGTTCGCCAAACCCGAACAGGTGAAACAGGATCGGCGTCGATATGTTGTAGGGCAGATTGCCGACCACGCGCAGGGGTAATGGCGAGAGCCTGGCCAGGTCGGTTTCGAGCACGTCGGCCTGGATGACCTCCAGTGAACCCGGAAACCCCAGCCGCCGGGGCAGCGACGCGGCCAGATCGCGATCGAGCTCGACCGCGATGACCCGCGCCCCGGCCGCCAGCAGAGGGCCGGTCAGCACGCCCTCTCCCGGCCCGATCTCGACAATGGTCTGGCCGTGCCGCGGATTGACGGCCCCGACCAGCCGGCGCACCACGGCCTGGTCATGCAGGAAATGCTGCCCGAAGCGCTTGCGCGGGCGATGTGGCTTCACGGCTTGCCCGCAGCCAGCTCGCGCGCCAGGCGAATGGCGGCAATCAGGCTGCCGCTGTCAGCCCGGCCCTGACCCGCCCGATCCAGCGCGGTGCCGTGATCAACCGACGTGCGCACAAAAGGCAGACCCAGAGTGGTATTGACGGCATGACCGAAACCGACGTGCTTGAGCACCGGTAACCCCTGGTCGTGATACATCGCCAGTACAGCATCAAACGACCGCAGCCGGTCCGGCGTGAAGGCCGTGTCGGCCGGAAGCGGCCCAAGCAGGTCCAGATCGCTGCGCGACGAGAAATGCTCGATGACCGGTCCGATGACCCGGATTTCCTCATCACCCAGGTGACCATCCTCTCCGGCATGCGGATTGAGACCCAGAACGGCAATACGCGGGCGCTTGATGCCGAAACGATGTCGCAGCCCGTCTTGCAGGATTTCCAGAGTGTGCCCGAGCGAGTCCCGGGTGATCGCGTCGGGTACCGCGCGCAGCGGCAGATGGGTCGTGGCCAGCGCCACCCGCAGCGCGCCGGCAACCAGCACCATCACCACCCGCACGACACCGGCCTGCCCGGCCAGAAACTCGGTGTGCACGGAAAACGTGAAGCCGGCGTCGTTGATCACGCCCTTGTGCACCGGCCCGGTCACCAGTGCGCCGGCCGCGCCAGACTGGCACAACCTTGCCGCCACGCGCAGCGTCTCAAGCACATAGCCGGCGTTGGCGGGGTCCAGGCGGCCTGGCTGTTCCGGCCTGGCCATGGCAACCGGCAGACAGCGGATCCCGCCGGTGACCGCGATCGATACGTCCTCGACAGGATGCACCGGGGTGTCGCGGCCCAGACGGGCCAGCGTCCGGCGCAAAAGACCAGGGTCGGCGACCAGCAGCAGGGCCGGGTCGGCCAGCGCCGCACGAACGGCCAGCTCCGGGCCGATACCGGCCGGCTCACCGGGTGTCAGCAGCAGCGGGGCGTCCATGCCGCATCGTCGTCCGGGTTACAGCCGCACCTCGACAAAGGACTCGCTTCGCAACTGCCGCAGGAAACGCTCGACTTCCTCTTCGGCCTTCTGCTGAAACAGCATCTCACGGGCTTCGGAACGCATCGCTTCCTCGGTCCGGTCGCGTTCACGCACATCCTCCAGCAACACCAGATGCCAGCCCTGCGCGCTCTGGAATGGCCGGCTCAGCTCGCCCGTTTCCAGGCTGTCGATGACCTGCTGGAACTGCGGGCCGTAACGTCCGGCCGGAAACCAGTCGAGCAAACCGCCGAGATTGGCGCTGGAGACGTCGGCCGAGTACTCCCGGGCCAGTTCGGCGAAGTCCTCGCCCTGCTCGATGCGCTCGCGCAGCGATTCAATGCGTTCGCGCGCCTCCTCCGGCGAGGTCAGCTCGTTGGTTTCGATCATCAGGTGGCGTGCGCGATGCTCACGCACCATGACCCGGCCGCGATCGCGCAGATCGCGCACCTGAAAAACCACGAATCCAGCCGGCGTTCGAACCGGCTCGCTGATCTCCCCGGGCTGGAGATTCTCGATGGCTTCGGCAAAGGACTGCGGCAGGGCGCTGATGCTGCGCCAGCCGACATCACCGCCTTCGAGCGCATCGGGTCCCTGCGAGTAGGAAATGGCGGCGGCCGCAAACGACATCCCCGATTCAATTTCGTCCATGACCTCCTGCATGCGTGCCCTGGCCTGACGCAGCTCGTCCGGACTGGCTGATTCCGGCGCGGTGATGACAATCTGCGACAGCAGATACTCCTGACCGCCGAACCGTTCAGAGGCAAGCAGAATATCGATTTCGGTTTCGGTGATTTCATCCATTGAATTGGCCACCCGCTGGCGCAGCCGTGACGACATCATCTCGTTGCGGATTTCGCGCCGGAACTCCTCGAATTCGATGCCATCGGCTTCCAGTGCCCGGCGCATCTGCGCCAGGCTGATATTGTTCTGCTCGGCCACCCGCTCCAGCGCGCTGTCGACGTCGCTGTCGGAGACCCGAATGCCGGTGGCTTCGGCGCGAATCACCTCAAGGCGCGTCTGAATCAGTCGCTCGAGGACCTGCTCTTCCAGTACATCCTGAGGCGGCAGACTCTGCCCGCGCGCCAGGACCTGCTGGCGGATGCTCTCGACGGCCTGATCCAGCTCGCTTTTGAGAATCACGTCCTCTTCGACCAGTGCCACAATACGGTCAATTTCCTCGCGTTCATCCTGGCCCATCGCCAGCACCGGCAGCAGCACGGCCAGGGCGGTCAGCAGGGTCGTCATTCTCTGTCTCATTGTCTTCATCCTGTCCATGGGTTCCTTGCGGTGTTCACTCCTGATCGTAAAACAGCGGATAAGGGGCACGCCCGATGGTGCCGAGGCCCTTGAGCTGCAGCTCGATGAAAAAGGCGGTGCGCGTGTCCGACTCGCGGTCGTTGATCCACTCGCGTGCGGTCAGCCGCAGTGACCAGCAGCAGGTGTCATATTCCAGTCCACCGAGCAGCTCCAGCGCTTCATTGTCCTCGAACGAATAGGTCACGCGGCCGATGATGTTCAATCGCTCACCGAGCGGGTAGCGCAGGCGCAGGTCGGCCTGGTCAACCCGGTCGCGCCGCAGACGGTAGCCAAATGCCGCCTGGCGACGATCATCGCCGCGATAACTGAGACCGAAACGAGCCACTTCCGTTTCATCCGCATCATCGTCCCACTGCAGACCGGCACTGACCGCCAGCGCCCGCGCCGGTCGCCAGGTCAGCTCGGCGACCACCGACGAGCGCGAACGCTCCTCGACCGGCCGTCCCGGCAGCTGTACGCGCCGGTCGCCGAAGTGAACGATCTGACCGATGCTCGCATCGAGCAGGCTGCTGCCGTCACCGGCATCGAGCAGCCTCGAGGTCAACGCCAGGGTCAGCTGATTGGCATCGCCCTGCCGGTCGGGGCCGCTGAAACGATTGTAGTGGAACAGCTGGCTGAACCCGAAGGTCAGCTCGCGGGTATCGAAGTCGGGCAGATCCGCCTGGCTGCGAAACGGTACGTAAAGATAGTAGAAACGGGGTTCGAGCGTCTGGATCCTGCCGCCGGACAAGCGTCGCTCGAAAGTCAGCCCGGCATCCAGACTGGCGATCGGCAGGGTGCGCGAGAGACTGTCCTCCGTGTGGTCTTCCAGCGCATAGCCGGTCGCCCGCAGGCCCAGCCGCGGTCGCAGATACCACCCCGGGGCCACCAGATCGTAGTGCAGACGGGTCAGCAGGTCGACGCGACCGCCGGTCACACCCTGGCTGCGATCGAAATACACTGCTTCACCATCCAGCGCCAGCGACCATCCATGGCCCAGCGGGCGATTGACCGCCAGCTGCACGCGCGGCACCCGCCGGTAAGGTTCGCGCTCCGGGCGTACGTTCTCGTCGAGCACCTGAAACGTATCGGCTGACAGGGACAGGAGCCAGCTGGTCCCATTGCCGGTCAGGCTGGCCGAGGAGCGCAGAAACTGCGTTGCCGAAGCGTTCAGGTCACCGCCCAGGTCGATGAAATAGTTGTCATCGCTGGCACGCCTGAAATTGATGGCCGCCTGCCAGTCCGTCCACGGACGGGCGCCGTAGGCCAGTTCGGCAAAATAGCGATCGCGGTCGGCGCGCTGATCGTCGGGCAGCCACTCGATATCGACCTGACCTGACCGGCCTGTCTGCCCCCCAGGAACCGGTACTGAACACCAAGCTGGACGCCGCGCTTCTCGATCCAGCGCGGGGTCAGGGTGGCGTCTTGTTCGGGCGCGATATTCCAGTACCACGGCACCTGAATGTCGATGCCGTCGTCCGTGGAGTAGCCGAAGCCGGGGTACAGAAAGCCGGTCTTGCGCCGGTCATCGAGCGGAAAGCTCAGCCAAGGGGAATACAGCAGCGGTATGCCCTTGAAGCTCAGGCGCGCATTGCGCGCGGTGCCCACCCCGCTGTCCAGGTCCAGATCGACGCGCGAAGCCTTGAGCTGCCAGTCGCGCTGCTGCGGAGGACAGGTCGTGAAGTCGAACTGCTCCAGGCGGGCCCGGTCCGGGCCGAGCCACTCGGCCTGGGCAGCCGAACCGGTTGCCGTCGTGCCCGAAATCGCATAGTCG
This DNA window, taken from Pseudomonadota bacterium, encodes the following:
- a CDS encoding molecular chaperone SurA produces the protein MRQRMTTLLTALAVLLPVLAMGQDEREEIDRIVALVEEDVILKSELDQAVESIRQQVLARGQSLPPQDVLEEQVLERLIQTRLEVIRAEATGIRVSDSDVDSALERVAEQNNISLAQMRRALEADGIEFEEFRREIRNEMMSSRLRQRVANSMDEITETEIDILLASERFGGQEYLLSQIVITAPESASPDELRQARARMQEVMDEIESGMSFAAAAISYSQGPDALEGGDVGWRSISALPQSFAEAIENLQPGEISEPVRTPAGFVVFQVRDLRDRGRVMVREHRARHLMIETNELTSPEEARERIESLRERIEQGEDFAELAREYSADVSSANLGGLLDWFPAGRYGPQFQQVIDSLETGELSRPFQSAQGWHLVLLEDVRERDRTEEAMRSEAREMLFQQKAEEEVERFLRQLRSESFVEVRL
- the lptD gene encoding LPS assembly protein LptD, which produces MVLEYRARTRRHPDPALDREARRPAWCSVPVPGGQTGRSGQVDIEWLPDDQRADRDRYFAELAYGARPWTDWQAAINFRRASDDNYFIDLGGDLNASATQFLRSSASLTGNGTSWLLSLSADTFQVLDENVRPEREPYRRVPRVQLAVNRPLGHGWSLALDGEAVYFDRSQGVTGGRVDLLTRLHYDLVAPGWYLRPRLGLRATGYALEDHTEDSLSRTLPIASLDAGLTFERRLSGGRIQTLEPRFYYLYVPFRSQADLPDFDTRELTFGFSQLFHYNRFSGPDRQGDANQLTLALTSRLLDAGDGSSLLDASIGQIVHFGDRRVQLPGRPVEERSRSSVVAELTWRPARALAVSAGLQWDDDADETEVARFGLSYRGDDRRQAAFGYRLRRDRVDQADLRLRYPLGERLNIIGRVTYSFEDNEALELLGGLEYDTCCWSLRLTAREWINDRESDTRTAFFIELQLKGLGTIGRAPYPLFYDQE